Proteins from a genomic interval of Garra rufa chromosome 4, GarRuf1.0, whole genome shotgun sequence:
- the mgst1.2 gene encoding microsomal glutathione S-transferase 1.2, whose amino-acid sequence MADLMNNDVFLAFCTYATIVVLKMMFMAPLTGYFRITRKAFSNWEDTAMAKKNPEERKKMLQTNPDVERVRRCHQNDLENIVPFVVIGLLYAFTGPDLSTALLHFRVFVGSRFIHTVSYVLSLPQPSRGLSWIVGMFTTFSMAYRVLTTALLL is encoded by the exons ATGGCTGACCTGATGAACAATGATGTTTTCCTGGCTTTCTGTACATATGCCACCATTGTCGTCCTCAAAATGATGTTCATGGCCCCTCTGACTGGATACTTCAGGATTACCAGAAAG GCCTTTTCAAACTGGGAGGACACTGCGATGGCCAAAAAAAATCCAGAGGAGCGAAAAAAGATGCTTCAGACCAATCCTGATGTAGAACGTGTCCGAAG GTGCCATCAAAATGATCTGGAGAACATTGTTCCCTTTGTGGTGATCGGTCTTCTGTATGCATTCACGGGACCGGATCTCTCCACTGCTCTGCTGCACTTCCGAGTGTTTGTGGGGTCACGTTTCATCCACACCGTTTCTTACGTTTTGTCTTTGCCCCAGCCTAGCAGAGGTCTGTCCTGGATTGTGGGAATGTTCACAACTTTCTCAATGGCCTACAGAGTGCTCACCACAGCACTCCTTCTCTAA